The segment caaaatataataaatcaaagtCATCTGGAAGGACTTATATATTCAGACAAGATCTTAAATCATAAAGATGTATGTATTACCCTGTTCACCTTCTCTCTTTCgttgtctctttctctgtgtttatGCTGATATAGCTATTTATACCGGCCCCTTTCTTTCTATAGGTGTGAGGGAGGGCACCAGAAACACAGCAGGGGTTATGAGAAGTAAGTTACGCCAGAGGAGGAACATGAGGAGCTTTAAGAAGATCAGTATAAGTTCAGTATCAGGTAACATGTTGGAATACTAGGAGCATCTCAATGCTCATGTAGCACAAAATTGGCTTTTGCATTATATTCTATAAATGCATTATATCACTGTGTATCAGGCTGCACTTAACTGTGCTATAACAAAGCATTATGCATCAAATATGTCCACTTGTTGACAAAAGCTGATCAAGTTATAAAACAGGACACTAATGAAACACATGGTCTTTTCTAATAACACATTATGTCACATTAACATATTAATAGTCTATTTTAAGACTGATAGTCCATATTGCTTCATAGATTGAAAACCAAAAggctttttacaattaaaatatatatctaataaATGGTTGAGGATAACTGCAGGATATATGCAAAATCTTCCTATTTTCACAAAAGGGGGATAAAATCCAATCCAAAAATTAAATAACCCCTCTTGTAATTTCAGAACTCTGAATTAGCTATATTTTATAGTTGGATGTAATGAAGAGCATCATAATACCCTCCTTAATCCAACAATGGtgttaatatttttcataaaatacgCACGCACACTCTCAATATCCTTTTTTTAGTGTATGTGGTTTCAGGTATGCTGTCTTCGTGAGAAAAGGTTTCAAGAAATGGATATCACACACCCTTTCATACAATGCCTGCCATCGTCAGAGTGTGATTTCAACAAAAACAGCCCCTCTTAAAAACTACACGAGATAGGGACGATGTAGTACATGATCTTCCATCCATCTGGCTATCTGGTTCCTCAgtcacattgttttatttttaatcttctgGACCAGCCAACCTGGGCCTTAATGCAATTTATAAAGTATTGCGATACATATTCTACATCTGCAGGATCTATTCAGTCATCTATACATCTATTATCATTTGCAAAATAATATCATGAAGGTGTGCATATAGGTAATTATATTCCTCAAGTAATTTATCCATTTTGTATACTTGGTTACTTGATGTGCACCATTATTCAAGGCCAAATGTCAAAACATGATCATGTGGATTATCCTCAGCATTCTCTCTTTGCCTGCAGGGGTGTCATGATCAAATCTTCTCCCTCCATTATATGTCCCAGCTGGGCCGCATTAATGCACGGGCTTATCTGGGCATAAGCCCAGGGCCCCGATGATATCGGAAAATACTGTTATCGGATTTTATCATTCGTTGGCTGTCCCTTTAAAATTACGCTTTATCGCTTTGCTTTGAATGCACGTGCGGTCGTTGCAAGTCCTGCTCGAGAAGGGTCAGTCAAACCCTCTCACTCAATGATCCCTGCAATCATCAGTCACAGTGGGCATTATTTAATGGTCTGAAATCCAATAAAAttcatcattgtctgaaagcatTCAGTTATTGGCCTGTATCGAACTCACGTGACATACTTGCGTTGAATTCTTTATAAGATAATTGCCGCCTATTCTAATGATGACAATAACTAATCTAATAGCTAATGTGACAGCAATGTCTCGTAAATATGAAAGTGGttcgaaaaaaagaaaaaccgcACAAGATACTTTACTTTCTTTACTTTATATACTAAAATTCTTCTTTAGTACTTCCTACGATAATCTTAAGAACATCTAAGTGTACTCAACTGCTATTTTGAGACACCATGAATAGGAACTTAAGTGTGCTTTTAATATACTGTCtctgtctttaaaaaaattatggaagTGTACTTTTTCACTTgggtatatttgtgtattttatatgaCAGCTCTGTAGATTTGGATGTTTTTAATACCATTTATTCACGTAAAATAAAAGGCATGGTGAAGAGTTAAATTGAGAATGATTCcatgacaaatgcatttttaacagtCACTTGTTGCCATCTGGTGGGGTACAAAATGATAAAAACGGCCTAACAGTAAAAGGGGTGGAACCATGACTTTCAATGATTAATTATGCAGTTCCAATGGATGAAGGCAGGGCTCAACCTTACTTGCCCCACCAAAAATTTCACTggccccacaaaaaaaaaattaataaaagttaaagaCAAGAAAATGGTCCTATAAAATACGCATAGATATTGTTTTCATTGTCTTTGTTACATTTAATCTCAATAATAGGTTAATTACATGAAAAGATACTAGATtcacttatattttaaatattgttagacaaacagtaagtaataaaatagttacaaataatcaaattatgagtaatagcacaaataaatacaacagaacaaaCCTATACATGAAAGAAATATTTAATAGAatagattaaactttattttaaaaaataccagTCAAGAGCAGTTACAgatgcataaaaaaatgtatgttgaaaaaataaaacgttaAATACTgtggaattattaaaataaaaatgaagacacTTTAAACCTGAAAATTAAacccgccagtaggtggcagcgaaTCGCTGTTAATGAGCAAATCAATGTTAAtgagattcaaccgattcattcaagcTGCTGATTCACCCAGGAAGTGTTGCTCAGAGAAGCAAAACAATTCTGTGGACTTTGGAACCACTTTCGTTGGCGAAATACAGCGAAACCGATGATttggtgtctaaaatgtaagtcacttgaTATTAAGTTCTTGTTTATTAAACTGTACGCTGAATAAAATCATCACATTTGTAATAATGCTAATATTTGGAGGAAACGGCACTCTTTGTGTAATATTGGTTAAcatagatattaaattatataaatatgaaatatttacagGGGCATGTTTGAATTCTGGGGCATTAAGACTAAATCACTTGCACAAGTCTAATCTAGTACTAGACTACCAGTACATAACTTAGTGCATGCGTGCACAGAatgggtgtgtttttgtttgttttttggtaaaGTGAGATGCATACTCGATAAAATCAGATCGTTAAATCAACAATTACCATATCATAGACAATATAGGCTATAACGCACACCCTACAGCACTGGCCCGATTGGGCAAGTGACCGTTCCGTCTACTGTCCCGAGCATCATTCACACTAGCCTCGGGCAATCGGGCAGTCCTTATTGTCGAGTCCTGGAAGGGCCCCTCAAGAGGTAAAGCCTAGGGGTTGTAGTCTTAACGCGGCCATGTGTCCCAGTAACACAAGTTGGATGAAATCACAGGGAACAAACTATATAAGGCTTACAAATGTCCTGATTTCACTGTAACCTGAGATTAGCTTATTAGTActtttaagtaatatttaaatatgaatgattATAATATAAAGTTGTTTGTaaaaaatgcaatgctgtttAAAATATCACCTCAGTCCGTAATTCAGGATCCAAGCAGCATTAAGCTTTGTTGTTATTATGGCAGAGAATATTTCAGTTGTTACACTATTTATAGTTtcatagatttatttatatacatatactaatatttttatttcctaaattcgtatttaaaatataattgtcaTACAGTAGGCTGTGGATTTCCTGAATAATCCTAAAGTGTTTTGCTGTCTCGGTTATCAGGCCTAATAAAGACGTTTTAAACGGAacactgtctttttttcttttaacgtTTGATGGTAAATCTATAATAAAGTCATAAATAATGACAGTGCTTGTTTTGTTCATGCATCAGCCAATACTCGTGCAGCCTTCTTtcctgttgctatggttacctcctCGGGCGACTTCAAGCCGAGCGTCTAATAGCGCGCTTGTAAACTTTCGTAGCTACGGCAATGTCGTTTGAAAACGCATTTCACATACTTCAAACAGTCTTTTTCGAACTACATATTCGGCTTTGTGGCGTTTCGTTTATGTCATAGTAATCAACTACACATTACAACACAGGAAAACTCACAAATCTGGCTGGAGTTACCATTAacgaatgtatttatttgtggtaGATGACAGGGTACTTAAGAAGAAACATTCAGGCATTTCAGTATGAATACAGTACAGCAATTTTTGTCAAcaagaaatcaattaaaaacaaagcCACAGTGTTTTCCTCCGGTAACATGAGTTAATAAATGACGGACATATGTCATAATAGTACAGTACAAGTGTTCAGACGTGCGAATACGATCGAACAGGAACAGCCTCAGGTGGATGTTGGTTTTACAGATGGAAAGCACTGTTTGTGCTCCTCCAGAGCTGCGTTCGCTCAAGATGTACCAGAGGTCCCTCATGCGGATATCAAACAACAGTTGGGTGGATTTCGTCTTCCATCATTAGGGATAGAGTCCTGTCCATCTTGTTTGTTTAGGTTCACTTGGAGCTTGTGTATTTGGTCACGGCCTTGGTGCCCTCCGACACGGCGTGTTTGGCCAGCTCTCCCGGCAGCAGCAAGCGCACGGCCGTCTGGATCTCCCGGGATGTGATAGTGGAGCGCTTGTTGTAATGCGCCAGGCGCGACGCTTCTCCGGCGATACGCTCGAAGATGTCGTTTACAAACGAATTCATAATGCCCATCGCCTTTGAAGAAATACCAGTGTCCGGATGTACTTGTTTCAGTACTTTATACACGTAAATAGCGTAACTCTCTTTCCTGGTCTTACGCCTTTTCTTATCCCCCTTCTTCTGGGTCTTGGTGACAGCTTTTTTAGACCCCTTTTTGGGAGCGGGTGCTGATTTCGCAGGTTCAGGCATTGTGTCGATTTTTCACAAAATCTCAGCTGTGAAAGGATCGTTATGGTATGCGTACGCGCTGCGCACATTTTGTCTCTTATTTATAGAGTCGGCATGCAAATTTGAACGAGCACAGAGTGTATTCTGATAGGATGACTTTCTAACGTCATGGACTAAAGTTCGAGCGGCGATTGGTTGCTTGCTTTAGAGTGAAACCAACCAGTCAGAGCACACGTCTGGGTATAAAAACCAATCCCTGCTTACATCACACAAACGAAAGTACATTTGACTAGCAATACTAAACAGGTCGCTTCTTGCCAAACAGACGGTTCCTTTGTTGTCATATCATGTCTGGAAGAGGTAAAACCGGGGGGAAGGCCCGCGCGAAGGCCAAGTCTCGTTCATCCAGAGCTGGACTTCAGTTTCCAGTCGGACGTGTACACAGATTATTACGCAAGGGGAATTACGCCGAGCGCGTAGGCGCAGGAGCCCCTGTGTATTTGGCCGCTGTCCTGGAATACCTAACGGCTGAGATCCTCGAGCTGGCAGGGAACGCAGCCCGAGACAACAAGAAGACAAGAATCATCCCCCGTCACCTGCAGCTGGCTGTCCGCAACGACGAAGAGCTCAACAAGCTTTTAGGCGGTGTTACCATCGCCCAGGGCGGAGTGCTTCCAAACATCCAGGCAGTGCTGCTGCCCAAGAAAACCGAGAAGCCAGCTAAGAGCAAGTAATGGGGCTTCGCGATCATGGACAATGACACAAACGCAGCTCGGCTAGTTTGAGTCCAAGTAATGTTATGTTCcctatttcacaatatattgtgttttgttttaatgaaaatgacaGCTGCATCTTAGTAGACCTTTTTTTTGGTGTCGATAATGGCTCTTTTGGACAGACGCACTTCCTCACACAAGAATAGAGCTACACCACCACTGGCTAAAAATGGCCATTGGACGTTTAACCAACCATCACGGTGGACTATACTGGAGAGAAAAAAACTCCATTTGTGGGATGATTGAACATCAGTATTTCATCGTATATGGAGCAATGTTTTATTCGTCACTGCTTTAAATTACATGCAAGTCATGTCCTTTATCTGCTGTTCAAGTGATTATGTTGTTTCAATAAATGTTAAGTGTCAGTGGAAGGCACAAAGAACCCGTGATTCATTGTTTTTCTCCAAGTTGCATGACTTAAGTGGATGTAAAAGAAAAGCTCTAATTAGAACTGTGCTACATTAAAGGAGCACTCAATACTTTAAACATTATGAAGTGAATAGTGCtttctttataaaaatagaaaaacattaaaattacaagTTTGTGAGTTGAACAGTCGAACATAGACAAAAAGTTAAATTGTACATGTTGATATCACGTGACATGCCATGTCACACTGAGTTAGTAATATTAACAATAACTATATCTtgtttataatttgtaataaaaaaaaacattcactccACAGAATTGCTTAAACTTACTTGATTTTAAAACCATTATGCagaataaattattcattattgtCAAAAAAGAGAAATCAACAAAAACAACATGTGAACAGAGTTGTTTGCTGTTGAAAGCACTGTGCTGTCATGGATTTGTTTGGTGCTGTTCTTCCGAGAGTCTTCTGGTGCCATTTATCAGTATTAATATTAAAGGATGAGTAATTGACCAGTTAGAAAAACACAATATACACGCTAGAGAACCAGATAACGTAAACAAAACCTGAATGCATCACCAGCAGTGTGAGTACATGTTCCAATATGGTCATAAAATCTATTATTAGTTACAAAATTGCACTTGGTTTCAATGCCGAGACGAAGCCATTTTTAATTAGATATCTCGCTGAACTGGAAGTTAAGCATAAATAGATCAGAACCATACTTCTCATTCCAGACTTTTATTGTACaaacataacttattttattacagcCTTTAGGAGTAAGTCCAATTACATGGAAAAGAAATAATGCAGCCACAGAATTCACATCCAGCGTGCTTAAGACTACTTTATTAAGTGTCTGTAGTTTTAAGTACTTCAAAAACTTTGTAACAATTGTGCTGTTACACTAGTAATTAACACAAGGGGCTTCACGGCCAAGATGACCAAAACTTATAACTTAAAAATTGTTATAGACAACAAGGATAATTCAGCGCCTTTCACTTATTCAAGCCAAAATAATGTTTTCCCCTCTTCAAATTCTAACGCTGCCTTTAAAAGACATTATGGTTTTCAGAAGTGGTAATTACATGAACtattacaataaatgtaaaagtgaattaaataatgtaatataatggcTTTGACAGAATTTGGCATGTAATAACATATTTGTCTCTGACTTTAAGCCTATTTCTCTGTGTACCCTTCTGTTTTCATGTCATTCAGCCCTAAGTCTTCATTCTGCTCAAAGGTCCTGGTGTACTTCTCGATCCTCATTTCTGGATCTGGTTCTGGCGCAtaaacattctgcaaaaaaggTGTGAATAGTTAGCCTTcagataaaagaaaaaacaatattaaatgtttGAAATCATACTGATTCAAAACAATAAATCTTATGCTTAACCATGAGATGTTATAATAAGATCtcttaaatattgtgaaaaaagaaaatgcaactcCTTGCTCACCTGAAGATAACTATTTCCAGCAGGATCATCCAGGATAATGTGCACATCCATTTCCCCTGCTATTATctaagaaacaatttagaaatacaacacattaagactccagaaaaaaaaatgtatgtgcatattatatatacatatattgtattaaaacatgtttatatatCCAATACTCAAGGTATTCAAAacgttttataattataaaaatgactagttgaatgaatgaatagttataatgtaaatattttcttttttcagtaaatctatatttctttctttttcaaaaactaaacaagctTCTTTTTAGACACCAATACTGAGAATACTGTCAGTACATTTAACAGTGAGGAACAATAACAGAAATTCAGGGAATATATTTCACACCTTGTCAATCTTTTGCCCAAAGAGCTCCAGTTTCTCGGCTCTATCTGCTGTAGAGCTGTCTCCACACAGGAAGGGGTTTTTCGAAACAATCTAAAATaagcataaatgcataaaataagcaTAAAAGGAGCTGTTTGTTGATAACAGCAAACACTGTTAGCAGGGCTTTGATTCCTACTAGGTCTTTGATATCCGTGAGAAGTCCTTCCAGCGTAGTGAACTTCCCTCCAAGAGCCGCCATCCCAATCTCAAACTCCAGCTCAGGAATCAACACGCTGCAGGTCTCtgactgtaacacacacacatgcatcaagGACGACACTTTTCACatgcaaaatacattcacagGGTATCTCAAAGATGTTGTTAGATGAAGCCACCTTCAGCAGGTCTCTGGACATATCAGAAGGGTCGGTTAAGTGGAGTGTTATTCTGGTTCCCAGCTCTTCTGTGGCTCCTCCTGATTTCACCTATTTCATGATGCCAGTAGAGAACTAGTTACGATATGATATGtataaagaaataaactaaacagAAGTATACTATCCCCACCTCATTAGTGCGATGTCCACAGCTGTCACAATTAGTGGCCATTATAATGACCTCTTTAAAGTGTGGAATTTCTGCAACCAAGTTAAGGGACTAATAAACGACATTCTTTAAATTATCATGCACTATGGTTAAACTACTTTTATGAACCATTTCTCCATGCAGCATTGTTATGCAGTGCCATTTtcacaaagtatttttttaagcaatttaCCACATAAAGTAAGTGTATGTCATTTTCTAGCATTCTTTAAAGGATACGAACAAGCTTCATGTTTGTATTGGCCGGGGCGTTGCATTCTGGGCAGTTTGTGTTGAACACTAATACCTCATTTCTCATCGTGTCTATATCATTGCTAGGCTTTTCGCTGTCTTCTTCTTCGTCGGTCTTTAAAAAGAGATGGAAAGAGAGTTCAAGAAACGGAGATCTTGTCGTTCTCCACACTCATGCTTCAGCAGCTTCTCACCTCTATTCCTAGCACAGCGTTGTGTTCAGGCGTCCTTTTGTAATGTGTGACAGTGAGAGCCGTGTCTTTCTGAGGCACAAACGGGTTCTCAATAAAACTGTTCCCTGATGGATCATCAATAATCTGGAAATAGAAATCAAATGAGGTATTCATTCGTTCTAACttcataataaacaaacaatagtGTTTAATCTTTGGTCAGCTGCATTGAATTTTTCTGTAGTTTACTATCTGAAAGACTTACTAATGTGAATTCCTCTTCGACTTCTTTAAGTTTTTTCAACCTCTCGATGAATTCCTCTATTTTTTCAGCTACAGCTGGATCCGTTGCCTGAAATGTGGAAGGGAACAGTCACATAAACCAAATTCTTTGCATAACAATTCCTTCACATCTAATGAAAACTACAAAACTAATAAATCTATTATGGACTAGTGGAACTATTTTGATCAAGTTAGCATTGTAAATGTGGTAAACATTTGGTAAaggatgaaagttttttttttttttttttttgagcaaaacaTGATGACTatcatacattttcattatttcaacAAATGTCACTGTAGCAATAGTTCATATGCCAAAAAAATATTGCCAGGCATATTTAGAACGCAAAACTTTTGATTTGAAGTTCATAGTGTagtcactaattaattaattgtaattttaaatcttAACCAATCTTTGCCACTAACCTTCAAATACCCTTTTGTaagcaagacttttttttttaaataaaatgttactgtaattgatggaacatttgtatttatatattatattaaagaaaaaaagttatttgaagcATTAAAGTAGACACcgaatttgtatttaatatgcTTACTGTGTATATAAAATCTCttttacaaatttaatttgaTGGAGGCACCAAAACGGTACTCATCTTCGACCCATATACCTATAGAATATTGGCTTCCACAACAAATTATGGTTTTCTGTTGTAACGCAAGCGATCACAAATGTGTAAAACTCATTGAGGTGCACAGATAAAACACACACCTTTCTAACAGGTTGGTCTTGTTCTAAACCCGCCACTGCTCTGTCCAGGAGGCCCTCGATTGTTGACAAAGctgaacattttagaaaaaagagaaaagcaaccAATCAAAGtggaaacttaattttttatttaactgtaacTTTCCAAAATATTCTTCTGTAGATTTTAAGACTTGTACTTAAGTTTGAGGTCACAATGGAAAAACGTACAGCCCTTTTGTGTGAAAGCAGGAATTTCGAAATCAAGTTGTGGAATTCTGGTGGATGCGCTGTCAGACTTCACAACCTCTCGGTTCATGTCCTGCACAAACGAAAATCTGTTGGCTGATTCCTGAGAGAAACTTCAAATGTGGCAACATGACATAACTGATCAGATCATGAGTATCTAAAACACTTTAAGAGTAGACCCATACCTCTTTGGTCTTCACCTGTAAGGTGTACAGCACACCTTGCTCTTGGATCCGTCCAGCAGACTGGATTTCTGTGTTACTCCAGTTACAGTGTGGGCATGTGAAGGAGCTGATGATGATTTCTTTGAAGAAAGGGATCTTAGTAAGCAGCAGACGTGTACTTCCCTAGACAAAACAGAAGATGGACATTATTTAACTTAGTACAGAATAaggtatgaattaatttattcataataatctgtatatttacattttcataacaGTTCATGCACAAGCTCTCGATCACTGTAGGTTGCTGATCTTCATCTTCTGCATTAATGTCCTTAAAAACAGCACCGCGGACTCGTTCCTCTTCAATAACTGACATGCTGCAAGGTACTGTAGGATTAAACTATGTCCACTCTCTGGATTACTGATAGAAGTGGTTAGTTATTAATGAGTGGAGTTTTGCTAGAAGTTTCCAGCTGCTTTCGCACGTTTTTGTGTCATATGCTCACGTCCGCTTGGATCATTCATCACCGGGTCAGATCAAGTTCCCAaagcctgtcaaaataaaagtctcgaTTAAATATTTGTGATGGAGCACATAACTTTTAAATGTAGTCTTACGGGGAAACcttattaatgtataaatatgctttatatgcgttaggtttttttgtttcataaatCTGGTTTCATAGGCCTACATTGATAATGCATGCAAACACATAGTACAGCATTAGGACTGTGTGTGTTCTTATTAAATGCTTTATTCATTTACTATTCAATTCGGCATTTCTCCTCATTTGTTTTCCAGCGCCCTATACAAAACATGCTATACATACAGTAATCTTATGCATTCGCATACTCATTAATAACTATTTGACAAAACTGACCATAAAAGCCAGTTAATTCCCTGTCATTACTGTTTGTTTCGAATCAGCAGCCAGTAGATGGCGCTCCATTAGCTTCTCTACGTTTGCCTCATGCTTTCAGTTCTGCTAAAGAGTTGATTTGTAATAAAGCTGGTAAGATTCTGGTAACATACAAATCTTATTAAATTAGTAACATCGAGAATGAAAACAACAAGATCTGATAAATAAACCATGCTTTCAAGATTTTATATGGTTCTGACCACATAACTCCTGTTGAGAATCTCAATATTGAAACTTGTGGTAAACTATAAGACAATCTTCTTGGCCTTCAGCATCTCAATCACTGCAGTTGGACTTACACTGTATCATATGTTGTCCTTGATGGCATACCATGTCCTAGCCAGAAAATATCTCAGatttatattttactcataatGAACCAGCATTGTGCAAACTGGCCCTTGGTGCCAGAACAAAACCACTGACTATAATCAAATATAGAATATGCTTTATAATACACCTGATGAACAGATAGAAATGAATAGGATTATCCAttacacagttacatctgtattAATACCCAGTTGTGTTTGCTATGTAATCTGATGTGACGCCTATCTGATGTGAACTCTATTTAGGTTGTGTATCAAAAtggggaagttttttttttttctcacatgaaGTGGTCAGTGGGTAGTGTGAAATGTAATCATGTGATGTTTTTTCCCTACAAACCTAAAAAAGACCTTCCTGTTCCTGCCGAGttgtttaacatttttgtgtAATGATGCCGCAGTCATTACGCTTTTGGTGACGCAGCCAGGGAACTGTCGCAGAGttgctaaaaataatttttatttgatcataaagcACCATTAGAGGGTTATTATGTTAATGGTAACCTATacaatcttgattttttttcttgacataaatatagaaaaataggATTTAAAGAAGAAATCTActgaattaaacataaataaatatacagataataTCAGTAaatagaatagttttttttttttttattaaaaaaaaagtaataattttttaaaatccttattaCCAGGGTTAAATTAGATACTGGATGATTCATTAActtatcatttatatattaattatattattttatattatattttacagcatttatattatacatattatgcAGCAACAATATACAGTGGACTTATCAGGAAAACTGAATCCAGTCAGAACTGAAGTCTGAATTAAACACATCAATTGATTAAATAGATGAGAAAAAAAGGTCAAAAGGTGGCAAGTGTAAATTTGCTAAAAGAGAACCAACCACTGTCCGAAATGCCCCTGAAACTTCACATATAAATTTGCACAGGGGAAAAGACCATGACATTTCATGATGTCATGGAAGCCGCTGTCTTTAAAAAGAGTATGCAGAGGAAGTGAGCTTCAGATTCAAGAGCGTGCAGCATGGAGATCAAAACAGTCTTTGTTATTCACACTTTGATGTTGATCATAGGAGGTAAGACAAACGTATTACTTATTTACAACTGTTTTCGGCTACACCTCGGTCTTTTAAAGTAGTGTTGTGGTTGACTAGTTTGTGTGCATATTTACCTGTTGCCTACAAGTTCGTTTTCATGAGTATGTAGATATGTTTGGGTAGGTTACATCGTAAGAGAAGGTTTTAGATGTATGTCGGTGCATTAAATGCTTTACTGCATGATGGTGTATGTTAGATTTTTACATGATTTGATCATTTTCTTAACTCATTTTGTTATTCTTATTGGACTGGTTGAATGATATAACTTTAGTTTATACGCTGTGCATAAACCTAAGTAGTAACCTGCAGCTGTTCCCTCTAAGAGCTGTTTATACCTTATACAACTTATAAAATGTAGTTTTGCTGATATAAATCAATGTATATGGG is part of the Carassius auratus strain Wakin chromosome 10, ASM336829v1, whole genome shotgun sequence genome and harbors:
- the LOC113109904 gene encoding histone H2B 3, whose product is MPEPAKSAPAPKKGSKKAVTKTQKKGDKKRRKTRKESYAIYVYKVLKQVHPDTGISSKAMGIMNSFVNDIFERIAGEASRLAHYNKRSTITSREIQTAVRLLLPGELAKHAVSEGTKAVTKYTSSK
- the LOC113109903 gene encoding histone H2A translates to MSGRGKTGGKARAKAKSRSSRAGLQFPVGRVHRLLRKGNYAERVGAGAPVYLAAVLEYLTAEILELAGNAARDNKKTRIIPRHLQLAVRNDEELNKLLGGVTIAQGGVLPNIQAVLLPKKTEKPAKSK
- the LOC113109901 gene encoding zinc finger protein ZPR1-like, coding for MSVIEEERVRGAVFKDINAEDEDQQPTVIESLCMNCYENGSTRLLLTKIPFFKEIIISSFTCPHCNWSNTEIQSAGRIQEQGVLYTLQVKTKEDMNREVVKSDSASTRIPQLDFEIPAFTQKGSLSTIEGLLDRAVAGLEQDQPVRKATDPAVAEKIEEFIERLKKLKEVEEEFTLIIDDPSGNSFIENPFVPQKDTALTVTHYKRTPEHNAVLGIETDEEEDSEKPSNDIDTMRNEVLVFNTNCPECNAPANTNMKLVQIPHFKEVIIMATNCDSCGHRTNEVKSGGATEELGTRITLHLTDPSDMSRDLLKSETCSVLIPELEFEIGMAALGGKFTTLEGLLTDIKDLIVSKNPFLCGDSSTADRAEKLELFGQKIDKIIAGEMDVHIILDDPAGNSYLQNVYAPEPDPEMRIEKYTRTFEQNEDLGLNDMKTEGYTEK